TTGCTTACGACATAATCTTCTCCAATCTCGTCCATATAAAAATATTCAAATTCTGTATCTTGACCGGTAATGGGAATAGAAGAATAAAGTTGATCCCGAATAGGTATATATTGGATTAAACCCCGTGTTTTATCAATGGTGCTCAGAAAATCTTCAATTGTTTGCTTATCGGNNNNNNNNNNAGGATCAAGATAATTCGCCAGAATAAACCTATCAAACATTTCAACGATATCTTTCTTCGACAAATAGTTAGAGAAACTATAATTACTTATATTGAACGCCGATAAAAGTGAATGATAGTCCTCGTTTTCTCTAAGGTTCGCGCTGTTAGCAATGGCACACTCCACTATTCTAAACTGTTTATTATAAGGCGCATAGTAAATTTCCTGTTTCAATGGCTGTAAAACGGCCGGCATTGGCTTCGACTCGATATCTTTTACCCAGGACCGATTTTCGTTTATGATAAGTTCCGGTTTCTCAACCAATGCATCTTTTATATCGCTGTATTGTTCCAACTCCGTCGTTATGCCTTCTCCGGCAAGTTTATTCTGCCACACCTCTGCCTGCAACCCATTGCTCGTTGGACCGACGCCAACACGAAACCATACGCCCAAATCTGTTTTCATTGGCATTACAAATGCAGGATAGTTTAGCAGTCTTTTTTTTGCTTCTACGGCATCCGGATAATAGCGAAAATCCTCAAGCTTTAAGAAATAGGGTTTATCAGGCGAAGGGAGTTGTTCGCGCGGATAGACCACATAAAGGATGCCAAGACTGGCAGCCAAAAGCAAGAGCAGAATGCTTACGAAGAATATTTTTTTGTGATGCATAATTCCCCTTTTTAAAGGATTAGTCTTTTACTGCTTGAGCGGCCTTTCTTGTATTCTCCTCAATATCCAAAAAGACATTGATCCCCTCAGCAATGGCAAAACAGCTTATCACAGCAAGAGCCCCTGCTATTATTATCCCAAAACCGTAAACGAGACCTCCCATGGTCCCATATTTCCCGAACGAACTCAGCGTGACAAATTCAATGACAGCAGCAGTAATGGCTATGACCCCTGCAAGAGCACCAATTACCCGATAAACTGTAGATATCATCTTTAAAACGGGATAACGCTCCTGACCGCCTGTTTCAGGTGCCGGTTGGTGCTGTTCCTGAGCAGCAGAACGATCTGTTTCTTTCGGTTCCGTTTTTCTCTGCAAATCGGCATGACAATGGGGACATTGCATGTCCGTCGGCGAGATTTCCTCCCCGCAGTCCCAACACACCATTTTTCTGGTTTGAGCAGGCACATCGGTAAACATGTCTTTTAAGGGCATATATTTATCCTTTCTCCTATCTCTCTGTTTATAAATATAAGATGGAGTCCTTATTTTTTACCGGTGTATGTTTATTCACCGGTCATTCTGGTTTTTGATAGTGGATCAATTAAGCTGATGTTGGCTGTGACCAATTTAAAACCTTTTTCCCTTCCGCATCCGTAAATGAGCCGGTTATGATCATGACGAAATCGATTAAAGCCCATATACCCAATGGGACAAGGAAGATAAATCCTATTAAGAAAAAGCTAAAAACGATCCCCATGATAAAAAGCAGTAACATGACGATGCCGCTTCCGCTCTTCCCGGCATAAAACCTATGTGCTCCGGTCCCACCTAAAAACCCGCACAGAAGTACTGCCACTAACCGCGAACGCATTGAAACGTTTTGGTCTGCCATTTTTATCCTCCTTTATTTTAGCTTATATGGTTTATACAACTCCTCCCCCCAGGAGCAGACGAACGGCCCCGAAGGCTACTGCTATCGCACACAAAATAAGCCCCGCTATTACAAGACCTTTTTTCTGCTCTTTTGTTGTAACTAATGTGACAACACTGACAGCCAATCCTACACCTGCAAACGGGATATTGATCCAATTCAGAGAACCAAAACATGGAAAAAAAGCTACAAACATCCCGAGAAACGCCAAAATCCCCCATACCAGACTTAATACCTGCATAATCACTTACCTCCTTTTATTTTTATACGTCGAGTACTTAACCATACAACTACGAGAAGTTCATTCGCAGCAAACGTGCTATATAAAAAAATACTGAACCTGTTTAACTTCAATGCTTCCGATAATTCTCCTCTGGAGATAAAGAGAAAAGCACGTGTCATCCCGTACAACGGAGATTCAATATGCGGGACATGATTTAATTCACACAGACGGGACAACATAAATATCGTAGCTTGAGGTAAAACAAACGGAGACACAAGGATCATTAAAACAATAGTACTGAGTACAGCCCATACTAAGAGCAACGACAGTTTAACGTCTGTCGCATCCATGGAGAAATACATTTTTACACTATTTTCAGACATCATAATCTATGAGTTTTTCCGACATCTTAGTTACTGTATCTTATCCATTGGGGTAGTTCATATAGAATTCATCCGGCCTTGTAACAGCCGAAATGATTGCCCAGATCCAGGCAACAATTCCCCAGATTCCAAAAGTTATTACCGTGAAAATGAGATTACCCCAGAATTTTCCAGCATCTTTTTGATAAGTATAAACCCATGTCCAGAACCCCAGAAACACGGCTAACAATATCGCGACAGTTTTTTCTTTCGGCATCGGTATGCCCAAACCGGTATGGGATGCCAATTTCACCACTTCGTTGTAGCTGTCTATAACATCCTGTTCCGCATTCCCTTCCGCTTTACATTGTTGGATCATTTCTGCCCGGCTGAGCTTCAGCCGGTTTGCCTTGATCCATTCTACCAATTTCATGTCAACTGCCATGGT
This portion of the Deltaproteobacteria bacterium genome encodes:
- a CDS encoding zinc-ribbon domain-containing protein; this translates as MPLKDMFTDVPAQTRKMVCWDCGEEISPTDMQCPHCHADLQRKTEPKETDRSAAQEQHQPAPETGGQERYPVLKMISTVYRVIGALAGVIAITAAVIEFVTLSSFGKYGTMGGLVYGFGIIIAGALAVISCFAIAEGINVFLDIEENTRKAAQAVKD
- a CDS encoding TM2 domain-containing protein, whose translation is MADQNVSMRSRLVAVLLCGFLGGTGAHRFYAGKSGSGIVMLLLFIMGIVFSFFLIGFIFLVPLGIWALIDFVMIITGSFTDAEGKKVLNWSQPTSA